A single window of Thalassomonas viridans DNA harbors:
- a CDS encoding efflux RND transporter periplasmic adaptor subunit: MSKLGQYFHQRSNKRSRSFFAAGVFFSLSTLSSLVWAQQAPASPVKVDTVTREVLAATADLMGTVHSRADVQITAGVNGRLAWLAEPGSYVEQGEVLVKMDLLPLQLQQAEQKAEIKRAEINMRYQQHELSRLTTLAKTKSASQFQLDQTQSQYDLAVMDIEIARLKLKQIEEQLTRATVTAPYSGVVTERLVRAGTDVNRSDVLLKFLDTEQLEVRVYVPVKYLPYVRKGKLLSLSATGQQVSAEVTAVIPSADHRSQTFEVRIALPLYLNEAWTAGQLVKVGVPVQNSEAALTVHRDALILRKDGTYVVKIGSDNKVHRLQVSVGEGVRDRVSVTGELADGDKVAIRGAERLNEGQSVVIQ, translated from the coding sequence ATGAGCAAGTTAGGCCAATATTTTCACCAGAGAAGCAATAAGCGCAGCCGGAGTTTCTTTGCTGCAGGCGTTTTCTTTTCCCTGAGTACATTATCTTCCCTGGTTTGGGCGCAGCAGGCGCCTGCCAGTCCGGTGAAGGTGGATACCGTTACCCGGGAAGTGTTGGCGGCCACCGCAGACTTAATGGGCACGGTTCACAGCCGCGCCGATGTGCAGATCACCGCAGGCGTCAATGGCCGTCTGGCCTGGCTGGCGGAGCCCGGCAGTTATGTCGAGCAGGGGGAAGTGCTGGTGAAAATGGATCTCTTGCCTTTGCAGCTGCAACAGGCGGAGCAAAAAGCGGAAATTAAACGGGCGGAAATCAATATGCGCTACCAGCAGCATGAGTTATCCCGGCTAACCACTTTGGCGAAAACCAAGTCCGCTTCGCAGTTTCAGCTGGATCAAACCCAATCCCAGTATGATCTGGCGGTGATGGATATTGAAATCGCCCGGTTAAAGCTGAAACAAATCGAAGAGCAGTTGACCCGGGCTACCGTGACCGCTCCTTATAGCGGTGTCGTAACCGAGCGTTTAGTGCGTGCCGGTACTGATGTTAACCGCAGCGATGTTTTACTGAAATTCCTTGATACCGAGCAGCTGGAAGTGCGGGTTTATGTGCCGGTAAAATACCTGCCTTATGTGCGTAAAGGGAAGCTGCTAAGTTTAAGCGCCACCGGTCAGCAGGTAAGCGCTGAAGTAACCGCGGTGATCCCGAGCGCTGATCACAGATCGCAGACTTTTGAAGTGCGCATCGCCCTGCCGCTATACCTGAATGAAGCCTGGACCGCAGGCCAGCTGGTTAAGGTCGGCGTGCCGGTGCAAAACAGCGAGGCGGCGCTTACGGTGCACAGGGACGCCTTGATCCTGCGTAAAGACGGCACCTATGTGGTGAAAATAGGCAGTGACAATAAGGTACATCGTCTGCAGGTGTCTGTTGGTGAAGGTGTCCGGGACAGGGTAAGCGTTACCGGTGAATTGGCGGACGGCGATAAGGTTGCCATCCGCGGCGCCGAGCGCCTCAATGAGGGACAAAGCGTAGTGATACAGTGA